In one Campylobacter insulaenigrae NCTC 12927 genomic region, the following are encoded:
- a CDS encoding LexA family transcriptional regulator — translation MDYEEVIRILKKIANADTIKDLSEILNVNYTTFNTWAVRGEIPLKRIKEFSEKLGVNIDTIINWDINSKENENIILQGKNNSVNFPTNNTHIMEVKEILKKWMLEQNLKTYKELANYLGVAANTIDIWKQRGYIPEKNILKYTQMNINNTSNIENIIKIRYFPNVYASAGFGNDNSDENFQTIYLDKNFLVEILGIPYKTQYDMIKIFGDSMEPFIQNGSFVIVDTNKNSLDKIKNADVAIFRYDGELFCKRIRKNVLDDEIIISSDNIGFEDKKIKKSALKDYVFLGVVICSCNTKTFLNQIERV, via the coding sequence GTGGATTATGAAGAAGTTATTAGAATACTAAAAAAAATTGCCAATGCTGATACTATCAAAGATTTAAGCGAAATACTTAATGTAAATTATACTACATTTAACACTTGGGCGGTTAGAGGGGAAATCCCCCTAAAAAGAATCAAAGAATTTTCAGAGAAACTGGGTGTTAATATTGATACAATTATCAACTGGGATATTAATTCTAAAGAGAATGAAAATATCATATTGCAAGGCAAAAACAACTCTGTTAATTTTCCAACTAATAATACTCACATTATGGAAGTAAAAGAAATATTGAAAAAATGGATGCTAGAACAAAACCTGAAAACCTATAAAGAACTAGCAAATTATCTAGGTGTTGCCGCAAATACTATAGATATTTGGAAACAAAGAGGTTATATACCAGAAAAAAATATACTTAAATATACTCAAATGAATATAAATAATACAAGCAATATAGAAAATATAATTAAAATCAGATATTTTCCTAATGTTTACGCTAGTGCAGGTTTTGGCAATGATAATAGTGATGAAAACTTTCAAACTATATACCTTGATAAAAATTTTTTAGTAGAAATATTAGGTATTCCTTATAAGACGCAATATGATATGATAAAAATATTTGGCGATAGCATGGAGCCTTTTATACAAAATGGAAGTTTTGTTATAGTTGATACTAATAAAAATTCACTCGATAAAATCAAAAATGCGGATGTGGCTATTTTTAGATACGATGGTGAATTATTTTGTAAACGCATAAGAAAAAATGTCCTTGATGATGAAATTATCATAAGTAGTGACAATATAGGTTTTGAAGACAAAAAAATCAAAAAATCTGCATTAAAAGATTATGTATTTTTAGGTGTAGTAATTTGTTCGTGTAACACTAAAACATTCTTAAATCAAATAGAAAGGGTTTAA
- a CDS encoding DNA/RNA endonuclease G, with protein MLKKIFLLALFTSLSFAKYTQYEPSEDFAKYFTKQNCSQVLDKFYYINCYDYNYKGTKAVAYKLEADNLKGEQIKKRPRFEDDTNIPKKYRTTWNDYKNSGYDRGHTLSNASMRKTTQAQRSTFLMSNITPQNPQINQKVWNKIEKRERQAALKLGEIEVLNLVNYDSNPQRIKNQIAIPISYIKIVKGNNFKECYKVPNYEMENLTIKRYKFNCDKI; from the coding sequence ATGCTTAAAAAGATATTTTTATTAGCGTTATTTACCTCATTGTCTTTTGCAAAGTACACACAATATGAACCGAGTGAAGATTTTGCGAAGTATTTTACTAAACAAAACTGCTCTCAAGTTTTAGATAAATTTTATTATATTAATTGCTATGATTATAACTATAAAGGTACTAAAGCAGTAGCTTATAAATTAGAAGCAGATAATCTAAAAGGAGAACAAATCAAAAAACGCCCACGCTTTGAAGATGATACAAATATACCTAAAAAATATCGCACTACTTGGAATGATTATAAAAATAGTGGTTATGATAGAGGACACACTCTTTCCAATGCTTCTATGAGAAAAACTACTCAAGCCCAAAGAAGTACATTCTTAATGAGTAATATTACTCCACAAAATCCACAAATTAATCAAAAAGTATGGAATAAGATTGAAAAAAGAGAAAGACAAGCAGCTTTAAAGCTTGGAGAAATTGAAGTTTTAAATTTAGTTAATTATGATAGCAACCCACAAAGAATAAAAAATCAAATTGCTATTCCAATCTCTTATATTAAGATTGTAAAAGGTAATAATTTTAAAGAATGTTATAAAGTTCCAAATTATGAAATGGAAAATTTAACTATAAAAAGATATAAGTTTAATTGTGATAAAATATAA
- a CDS encoding phosphoribosyltransferase, which translates to MKPIKVDLNIDSIPYLNFDDACYYFLDYKPNSGFDVNSLVFNFKKDLSFKNHSSWYYRNDAIKEFAKMINNAFLNINKNIFNIIPMPTSKPKNSTEFNNRLIQTMEELLKLDSSYKIFDCFDVQNNLVPAHHNGCRNPNDLKQEILFNPPILFDKNIFLIDDVLTTGGHFKACKNILLEKLDPNINVIGLFLAKTEHYY; encoded by the coding sequence ATGAAACCTATTAAAGTTGATTTAAATATAGATAGCATCCCTTATCTAAATTTTGATGACGCTTGTTATTATTTTTTAGACTATAAGCCAAATTCCGGTTTCGATGTTAACTCGTTGGTATTTAACTTTAAAAAAGATTTATCATTTAAAAATCATTCATCTTGGTATTATAGAAATGATGCTATTAAAGAATTTGCAAAAATGATAAACAATGCATTTTTAAATATAAATAAAAATATATTCAATATTATTCCAATGCCTACATCAAAGCCAAAGAATTCAACAGAATTTAACAATAGACTAATACAAACTATGGAAGAATTATTAAAATTAGATAGTAGCTATAAAATATTTGATTGTTTTGATGTTCAAAATAACTTAGTACCAGCACATCATAATGGATGTAGAAATCCTAATGATTTAAAACAAGAAATATTATTTAATCCACCAATTCTTTTTGATAAGAACATATTTTTAATAGATGATGTATTAACAACTGGAGGACATTTTAAAGCTTGTAAGAATATCTTATTAGAAAAACTAGATCCAAATATAAATGTAATTGGATTATTTTTAGCAAAAACCGAACACTACTACTAA
- a CDS encoding DNA-processing protein DprA, translated as MLSLNAINLYEEMLKYEFVWSSIKNSSLKKFKDLQIIQQDFTSQDTKEKIQDFLLKLDKKDFSILTEYNYQFPKNLKDTYIKSLYYKGNLDLLSKPRKIAIVGARNATEDGIKRAIKLSKELSNKGFIIVSGLAHGIDTAAMKSTLKNNGNLIGVIGTPINEYYPIENKELQDEIANKHLLVSHVPFYKYSKQPFSTKKFYFPERNAVMAAISDATVIVEASETSGTLTQARACIEIGRKLFILNSCFENGLKWPYTYEKKGAIRVKKIEDILDNL; from the coding sequence ATGTTGTCTTTAAATGCCATAAATTTATATGAGGAAATGTTAAAATACGAATTTGTATGGAGTAGTATTAAAAATTCAAGTCTAAAAAAGTTTAAAGATTTACAAATAATACAGCAAGATTTTACTTCTCAAGATACAAAAGAAAAAATACAAGATTTCCTATTGAAATTAGATAAAAAAGACTTCTCTATTTTAACTGAATATAACTATCAATTTCCTAAAAATTTAAAAGATACATATATAAAATCACTTTACTATAAAGGAAATTTAGATTTACTTAGTAAGCCTAGAAAAATCGCCATAGTTGGAGCAAGAAATGCGACAGAAGATGGAATAAAAAGAGCTATAAAATTATCAAAAGAACTATCGAACAAAGGTTTTATAATTGTTTCTGGATTGGCACATGGAATTGATACAGCGGCAATGAAATCTACTCTTAAAAACAATGGAAATCTTATTGGGGTAATAGGTACACCTATTAATGAATATTATCCTATTGAAAACAAAGAACTTCAAGATGAGATAGCAAATAAACATCTTTTAGTAAGTCATGTACCTTTTTATAAATACTCTAAACAGCCATTTTCAACTAAGAAATTTTACTTTCCTGAAAGAAATGCGGTTATGGCTGCAATATCGGATGCTACAGTCATTGTAGAAGCAAGTGAAACGAGTGGAACTTTAACACAAGCTAGAGCTTGTATTGAAATTGGAAGAAAGCTTTTTATATTAAATTCATGCTTTGAAAATGGTTTAAAATGGCCATATACTTACGAAAAAAAAGGTGCAATTAGAGTTAAAAAAATTGAAGATATTTTGGATAACCTATGA